Proteins from a genomic interval of Candidatus Hydrogenedentota bacterium:
- a CDS encoding endonuclease, translated as MKFVLYNIRYGTGTGIRYHLPVPFSGYFRPTRRNLSRIVEFLRREAPDIVGLVEVDEGSYRSRNLNQAEHIARELGYSHVYESKYGRHSLVRQMPVLRRQGNAFITNQAIEAQKFHFFEHGMKRLVIELELETFSLFLVHLSLAYRHRQYQLSDLHGLFAKVTKPILVAGDFNAFWGDRELRLFMAAAGLVNPNTQGTPTFPSLAPKRQLDFILHSPEIQITGFRVPGIHLSDHMPLVCEFIPPVPGTRRRVDPGAALLLPPSPDGGGEHHVA; from the coding sequence ATGAAGTTCGTCCTGTACAACATCCGCTACGGCACCGGCACGGGCATCCGCTACCACCTGCCCGTTCCCTTCTCGGGCTACTTCCGGCCCACGCGGCGGAACCTGTCGCGGATTGTGGAGTTCCTCCGCCGCGAGGCCCCGGACATTGTCGGGCTGGTCGAGGTGGACGAGGGGTCCTACCGCTCGCGCAACCTGAACCAGGCGGAGCACATCGCGCGGGAGCTGGGCTACAGCCACGTCTACGAGTCCAAGTACGGCCGTCACTCGCTGGTCCGCCAGATGCCCGTGCTGCGCCGCCAGGGCAACGCCTTCATCACCAACCAGGCCATTGAGGCGCAGAAGTTCCACTTTTTCGAGCACGGCATGAAGCGGCTGGTGATCGAGCTGGAGCTGGAGACCTTCTCCCTGTTCCTGGTCCACCTGTCCCTGGCCTACCGCCACCGGCAGTACCAGCTCTCGGACCTCCACGGACTCTTCGCCAAGGTCACCAAGCCGATCCTCGTGGCGGGGGACTTCAACGCCTTCTGGGGCGACCGGGAGCTGCGGCTGTTCATGGCCGCCGCCGGACTGGTCAACCCGAACACCCAGGGCACCCCCACCTTCCCGAGCCTCGCCCCGAAGCGCCAGCTGGACTTTATCCTGCACAGCCCCGAAATCCAGATTACCGGCTTCCGCGTGCCCGGCATCCACCTGTCGGACCACATGCCTCTTGTCTGCGAGTTCATCCCGCCCGTCCCCGGCACCCGCCGCCGGGTGGACCCCGGGGCCGCCCTGCTCCTCCCGCCCAGCCCCGACGGCGGCGGGGAGCATCACGTTGCCTGA